CAAGGACTTGCAGCCATGACGGTTCTGGCCATCACCGCCGAGGCCATGGCGGCCCGGCTGCAGGAGCGGCTGAACCCTTCAGCGCTGCAGGTGCTGGACGAAAGCGCCGCCCATGCAGGCCATGTGGGGTCCAACGGAACGGGTTTCGGCACCCATTTCCGGGTGCGGATTTCGTCACCTTTGTTTACAGGAAGACCCCGCGTCGCACAACATCGCCTTGTGTATGATGCGCTGCAAGAATTTATTGACCAGGGCGCTCACGCCATAGCCATTGAAGTTCTTTGATCCGGCCCTATTTGTCGGACTTGCGGTCCAAACGGCCGCAACTCATTTCCTTTTTGTGGACTCCCCAATGAAGAAAAAGCTTTTGTCCGGCCTCGTGGCCGCTGCCGTGCTGAGCGCGACGGCCTTTCCCGTCTACGCTCAAAACCTCGCCGTTGTGAATGGCAAGGCCGTTCCCAAGGAACGCGCCGAAGCCCTGAAGCAGCAAGTGGAACGTTCCGGCCGCCCCGTGACCCCCGAGGTCGAAGGACAGATCAAGGAAGAAGTGATCGCCCGCGAAATCTTCTTGCAGGAAGCCCAGAAGCGCGGCCTCGAAGCCTCGCCCGACTACAAGGTCCAGATGGAACTGGCCCGCCAGACCATCCTGATCCGCGAACTGTTCGCCGATTACCAAAAGGCCAACCCCGTCACCGACGCCGAAATCCAGGCCGAGTACGACAAGTTCGTTGCCGCCAACACCGGCAAGGAATACAAGGCCAGCCACATCCTGGTGGAAAAGGAAGACCAGGCCAAGGCCATCATCGCGTCCATCAAGAAGGGCGCCAAGTTTGAAGACATCGCCAAGAAGCAGTCCAAGGACCCCGGATCCGGCGCCCGCGGCGGCGACCTGGACTGGTCGGCTCCGAGCAGCTACGTGGCCGAGTTCACCGAAGCGCTGGTCAAGCTGAACAAGGGCCAGATGACCCAGACGCCGGTCAAGACCCAGTTCGGCTGGCACATCATCCGCCTGGACGACGTGCGGGAAGCCAAGCTGCCCAAGCTGGAAGAAGTGAAGCCCCAGGTGGCGCAGCAACTGCAGCAGCAGAAGCTGGCGAAGTTCCAGGAAGAACTGCGCACGAAGGCCAAGATCGAGTAATCGCTCACGGTCGGTGGACCGGCGACACCCTGCCGATCCACCAGGCTTCAAGTCTCAACGCGGCCCCACGGGCCGCGTTCTGCTTTTGGGACGGGCCTTGTGCCTTTTGCCTTTTCCTAAAAGCGGCCCAGCGTCCAGGATGCTGCCATCAGCAGACCGATCATGACCGGCTGGTGCAGCATGTAATAGCTCAGGCTCCAGCGTCCCAGCACCGCCAGCGGTGACAGCGCACGGGGCAGCGCTACCTTCATCCATTGCGGGCGCCGTCGCAGCACCCATTGCCCGCTCGCCAGGCCCCACCACATCACGCCCAGCCAGGGCAGCACCGGCACATAGTCTTCGGTGAAAGGCTTGCGCGATACCAGTCCCAGCCAGTTGAGCGCATAGCCGTTGAACGTGGAAGCCCAGGCCGCCAGCGGCCCCTCTGTCAGCGCCCATCCCGCCATGGAGGGAAGCGCCACGGCCATTGCGCCGGCAGGCCAGAGCCAGGCACCCCACCCCGCCGTGCATCGCGCGACGAGGAGCATGGCAGCCATCCCGTGCAAAACGCCGAAATGGATGAAGCTCTGCGGAAACATCAGTGACGACCCTGCGGTGACCAGCAAGGCGCATCCCACGATCTGCAGCCAGCGCTTGAAGAAGCGGGCCCATCCGAGGCCCTGCTGCCAGGCCAGTGCCTGCCCCAGCCCCGCGCAAAAGAGAAAGAGCGCAACGATGGCTGTCCGCTGGGTCGTCCAGAAAGGATCGGCACGGAAATTCTGCGGCCAGTACCCGAAGTGGCTGAGGTCGAAACAGAAATGGAAGACCGTCATCCACACCATGGCCACGCCCCGCAAGGCGTCCACGCCCTCCATGCGCGCCCCGCCGGTGCGCGGAGAAGAGCCAAAGGGGGAAAACGGACGGGACGTTGCCATGTGCTTTGGAAGAATGGGAAATGGTGGAGCGATCGGTCCAGGCGCTGCCACGGCTGAGCCTCAGCATGGGCCTACCGCGGTGCTGGATGCAATTTCAGCTTGTTGGCCGTATGGCCCCGTTCTAGCATGGGACCGAGGAGGCATTATGGACAATCATCCACAAGCAGAAATAGAACTGCTACGCGAGGAAATCAGAACGCTCAAAAGCGCACTCGCCAACGTCACGACCCAGGTGCAACCGCTGAATATGCTGGCCCAGGCCTTGGTGATATTGCACCAGGAACCTGCCGTACTGCGCATGGTGTTCGAGCATGCGATTCCCGAAGCCAACGTGCCGGATTTACCCTTCCTCATGGAAGAGGAAGACGTGGAACGCCTGGCGCACCAACGCGAGTGGATCTTGAGGCTGCTGCGAAGCCGGGGCTGATCTTCCTGCGCCTACCATGGACGCAGAAAACTGCAGCGAAGGGAATACCGGAGAGGAGGGCAAATCCAAAAAGACAAAAGGGGTCAGGTCAAATGACCTAACCCCTTGAATCAATGGTCGGAGCGGCGGGATTCGAACTCGCGACCCTCTGCTCCCAAAGCAGATGCGCTACCAGGCTGCGCTACGCTCCGACAACTAGTATTCTAACCTTGCATCAGAGCCATATTTGGAAGACTCAAAGAAATTTGCCAGTTTTTTTCAAACTCACCGCGACGAGGGGCCCGGGCCACGGCCTGGGAGGTGGCGGAAGGTGATGCGGCCCTTGGACAGGTCGTAGGGGGACATTTCCAGCGAGACCTTGTCGCCGGCAAGAATGCGGATGTGGTGCTTGCGCATCTTGCCGCCGGTGTAGGCGATCAGTTGATGGCCATTGTCCAGCGTGACGCGAAAGCGGGAATCGGGCAGGACTTCCGTCACGGAGCCCTGCATTTCAATCAGTTCTTCTTTGGCCATGATTTCAAGTCAATCTTCAAACAGTAATAGGAGGTATCGGGGGCCTGCGCGAAACTGCAACCGGAATGTCGGCCCATCTCGCAAGAGATCCAGGCGCGGTGCACAGCAAGCGGGGGTGGTCACTGCGCCCCATGGCGCATCGGTCGGAAAAGGCCGGCGGGGTGGCTTCCACACACAGCAGCGGCAGCGAGGCGCTGCGCAAAACCGCACCATTGTAACGTAGTAAGGAATCGTGTGGAATAGTGCCGATACACCACTGCGCCGCGCGCCGGCCCATGCACCGCGCCGGTTGCACCCCGTGGTGAATGGCATCGATTTGACGCAGCGGCCCCGACTGACTTCGTTCCGGCATCTGGCGCCAGATGGCCCACGCATGCAGCGTCAAGGCGCACGGCCGGGCCCCGCAGGCGCGCTCGGTAGAATGCCTCGCACCCCAACCGCTCAGGAAGTCCACCTTGTCAGACCGCCTTGCCGTACTGCCTCAATATCTACTTCCCAAACAAGCGCTGACGGCGCTGGCAGGGCGGCTTGCACGGGCGCAGGGAGGCCCCCGCACCACTGCCGCGATCGAGCGTTTCATCGCC
This region of Acidovorax sp. GBBC 1281 genomic DNA includes:
- a CDS encoding BolA family protein, which produces MTVLAITAEAMAARLQERLNPSALQVLDESAAHAGHVGSNGTGFGTHFRVRISSPLFTGRPRVAQHRLVYDALQEFIDQGAHAIAIEVL
- a CDS encoding foldase protein PrsA, coding for MKKKLLSGLVAAAVLSATAFPVYAQNLAVVNGKAVPKERAEALKQQVERSGRPVTPEVEGQIKEEVIAREIFLQEAQKRGLEASPDYKVQMELARQTILIRELFADYQKANPVTDAEIQAEYDKFVAANTGKEYKASHILVEKEDQAKAIIASIKKGAKFEDIAKKQSKDPGSGARGGDLDWSAPSSYVAEFTEALVKLNKGQMTQTPVKTQFGWHIIRLDDVREAKLPKLEEVKPQVAQQLQQQKLAKFQEELRTKAKIE
- a CDS encoding heparan-alpha-glucosaminide N-acetyltransferase, coding for MVWMTVFHFCFDLSHFGYWPQNFRADPFWTTQRTAIVALFLFCAGLGQALAWQQGLGWARFFKRWLQIVGCALLVTAGSSLMFPQSFIHFGVLHGMAAMLLVARCTAGWGAWLWPAGAMAVALPSMAGWALTEGPLAAWASTFNGYALNWLGLVSRKPFTEDYVPVLPWLGVMWWGLASGQWVLRRRPQWMKVALPRALSPLAVLGRWSLSYYMLHQPVMIGLLMAASWTLGRF
- the infA gene encoding translation initiation factor IF-1: MAKEELIEMQGSVTEVLPDSRFRVTLDNGHQLIAYTGGKMRKHHIRILAGDKVSLEMSPYDLSKGRITFRHLPGRGPGPSSR